Proteins found in one Rhodobacteraceae bacterium D3-12 genomic segment:
- a CDS encoding ATP-binding cassette domain-containing protein, translating to MIEVSGLSFHVGQVQILHDISVTLDSGGVTALIGPNGAGKSTLLHAIAGLNAPSSGTVSIDGLDPYAAPAMERARRVALLQQFPTVVSRLRVRELIAFGRWPHHKGRATPQDDAKVEEAIKALSLEDLADRPLETLSGGQRQRAFVAMTFAQDTPWILLDEPLNALDPRHARNLMSRLKELAEETGRSIVIVLHDINAAAGWAARVVAMKDGRVMAHGATREVLSPEVLGEVFETPFDVIEHRGRIVVVAD from the coding sequence ATGATCGAGGTCAGCGGGCTGAGCTTTCATGTGGGGCAGGTGCAGATCCTGCACGACATATCTGTGACGCTGGACTCCGGTGGGGTGACGGCCTTGATCGGGCCGAACGGGGCGGGGAAATCAACCTTGCTGCACGCGATTGCCGGGTTGAACGCGCCATCGTCCGGAACGGTCAGCATCGACGGGTTGGACCCTTATGCCGCCCCGGCGATGGAGCGGGCGCGGCGCGTCGCGCTGTTGCAGCAGTTCCCGACGGTGGTGAGCCGGTTGAGGGTGCGCGAGTTGATCGCCTTTGGCCGCTGGCCGCATCACAAGGGGCGCGCGACGCCGCAAGATGATGCCAAGGTTGAAGAGGCGATCAAGGCGCTATCGCTTGAAGACTTGGCGGATCGGCCGCTTGAGACGCTGTCGGGCGGGCAGAGGCAGCGGGCCTTTGTGGCGATGACATTCGCGCAGGACACGCCGTGGATTTTGCTGGATGAGCCGCTGAACGCGCTGGACCCGCGCCATGCGCGCAACCTGATGAGCCGGTTGAAGGAATTGGCCGAGGAGACGGGGCGCAGCATCGTGATCGTATTGCACGACATCAACGCCGCAGCCGGTTGGGCCGCGCGGGTGGTGGCGATGAAAGACGGGCGAGTGATGGCGCATGGGGCGACGCGCGAGGTGTTGTCGCCCGAGGTTCTGGGCGAGGTGTTCGAGACGCCGTTTGACGTGATCGAGCATCGCGGGCGCATCGTTGTGGTGGCTGACTAG
- a CDS encoding sigma-54 dependent transcriptional regulator produces the protein MRNTRDVEEFGSTLAGASILVVDDEPGMRNFLSKILEPRCKRVVEAASPEEGTQALDKAHFDLVILDNIMPGKTGLDWVTEQGRLGLFADTILITAYADLETAILALRAGVSDFVLKPFRANQILNAVSRTLDRKNLRRDNTLLRHELSSDGARGKLLGQSPALAEVRAMLAKLAPLPTPVLFTGASGTGKEVAARTLHQLSDRAEKPFVAVNCAAIAPERIAHDLFGIVVGEEQHKAGLFLLADGGTLFLDEVAQMPEPLQAALLRVLEDQRIRPVGGERDIPLNLRFCFATNADLEAAVAEGRFRADLYHRINVVNIEMPPLRDRSEDIVELAAHFMAHFAQVLGMRALELDEETLLKLRRHDWPGNVRELRNLMERSLILGGFPEAFAGGGSVVGAEAMDTLDLVMQRHILHVLDQCDGNRAEAARRLGVSRKTIDRKCAAWGE, from the coding sequence ATGCGCAACACTCGTGACGTAGAAGAATTTGGCAGCACGCTGGCTGGGGCGTCGATCCTTGTGGTTGATGACGAGCCGGGGATGCGCAATTTTCTGAGCAAAATTCTGGAGCCGCGGTGCAAGCGGGTGGTCGAGGCCGCGTCGCCCGAAGAGGGCACGCAAGCGTTGGACAAGGCGCATTTTGATCTGGTGATTTTGGACAATATCATGCCCGGAAAGACGGGGCTTGATTGGGTCACAGAGCAGGGTCGGCTGGGGCTGTTTGCCGATACCATTCTGATCACCGCCTATGCCGATCTTGAGACCGCAATCCTTGCGCTGCGCGCGGGGGTGAGTGATTTTGTGCTCAAGCCGTTTCGCGCCAATCAGATATTGAACGCCGTGTCGCGCACCTTGGATCGCAAGAACCTGCGGCGGGATAATACGCTTTTGCGGCATGAGCTGTCATCGGACGGGGCGCGGGGCAAGCTGTTGGGGCAGTCGCCCGCGTTGGCCGAGGTGCGGGCGATGCTGGCCAAACTGGCGCCATTGCCGACGCCGGTGTTGTTTACCGGCGCGAGCGGCACCGGCAAGGAGGTCGCGGCGCGCACGTTGCACCAATTATCGGACCGCGCCGAGAAGCCGTTTGTGGCGGTGAACTGTGCCGCGATTGCGCCGGAGCGGATTGCGCATGATCTGTTCGGGATCGTCGTGGGCGAAGAGCAGCACAAGGCGGGGCTTTTCCTGTTGGCGGATGGCGGGACGCTTTTCCTCGACGAGGTGGCGCAGATGCCCGAGCCGTTGCAGGCGGCGTTGCTGCGCGTGCTGGAGGATCAGCGGATCAGGCCGGTTGGCGGGGAGCGCGACATTCCGCTAAACCTCAGGTTTTGTTTTGCGACCAATGCGGACCTTGAGGCGGCGGTGGCGGAGGGGCGGTTCCGCGCCGATCTTTATCATCGGATCAACGTGGTGAATATCGAGATGCCGCCGCTGCGCGACCGCTCGGAGGATATTGTCGAGTTGGCGGCGCATTTCATGGCGCATTTCGCGCAGGTTCTGGGGATGCGGGCGCTTGAGTTGGATGAGGAGACCCTGCTGAAGCTTAGGCGACATGACTGGCCCGGCAATGTGCGGGAGTTGCGCAATCTGATGGAGCGGTCGCTTATCCTTGGTGGGTTCCCCGAGGCGTTTGCCGGGGGCGGATCGGTGGTTGGCGCCGAGGCGATGGACACGCTTGATCTGGTGATGCAGCGGCACATCCTGCATGTGCTGGATCAATGTGACGGCAACCGCGCCGAGGCGGCGCGGCGGTTGGGTGTTTCGCGTAAGACGATTGACCGGAAGTGTGCGGCCTGGGGGGAGTGA
- a CDS encoding iron chelate uptake ABC transporter family permease subunit, which translates to MRLILVMVAVLAGLSLGSMMLGAASLFDGDGGWLLLVSRFPRTAAAILAGAGLALAGVVVQQVVQNRLVEPSLTGTPEAAMMGLLAVTMIAPGMAVAGKMLIAAASALVGMIGFLALATRVPRQGPMLLPIVGLVYGGILGAVVTYIAWQADLLQYLSIWQLGEFSSVMQGRYEWLWGVAVLALLLYAVADRITILGLGEAQARSLGLSYTQTRALGLVIVSTLTALVLVTVGAFPFVGLVAPNLVSRWRGDNLRANLPMIALGGAILVLAADVIGRAVRYPFEIPAATVFAVFGAGVFLWLLHAAPRRQNDG; encoded by the coding sequence TTGCGCCTGATCCTTGTCATGGTGGCGGTGCTGGCGGGGCTGAGCCTTGGTAGCATGATGCTGGGTGCGGCGTCCCTGTTTGACGGGGATGGCGGGTGGCTTTTGCTGGTCAGCCGGTTCCCGCGCACGGCGGCGGCGATTTTGGCCGGGGCCGGGTTGGCGCTGGCCGGGGTGGTGGTGCAGCAGGTGGTGCAGAACCGGCTGGTTGAGCCGTCGCTGACCGGGACGCCGGAGGCGGCGATGATGGGCCTGTTGGCGGTCACGATGATCGCGCCGGGCATGGCCGTGGCAGGCAAGATGTTGATCGCCGCCGCATCGGCATTGGTCGGGATGATCGGGTTTTTGGCATTGGCGACGCGGGTGCCGCGACAGGGCCCCATGTTGCTGCCGATTGTGGGCTTGGTTTACGGCGGGATTCTAGGGGCGGTTGTCACCTATATCGCGTGGCAAGCGGATTTGTTGCAATACCTTAGTATTTGGCAATTGGGCGAGTTTTCCAGCGTGATGCAGGGGCGTTACGAGTGGCTTTGGGGCGTCGCGGTGCTTGCTCTGCTGCTGTATGCCGTGGCCGACCGGATCACCATTTTGGGCTTGGGAGAGGCGCAGGCGCGCTCGCTCGGGCTGAGCTATACCCAGACGCGGGCGCTGGGGCTGGTGATTGTCTCGACGCTGACTGCGCTGGTTCTGGTGACGGTGGGGGCGTTTCCCTTTGTCGGGTTGGTAGCGCCGAACCTTGTGTCGCGCTGGCGCGGGGACAATTTGCGCGCCAACCTGCCGATGATCGCGCTGGGCGGTGCGATCCTTGTGCTGGCGGCGGATGTAATCGGGCGGGCGGTGCGCTATCCGTTCGAGATACCGGCGGCGACGGTGTTTGCCGTCTTTGGCGCGGGTGTGTTCCTGTGGTTGCTACACGCGGCACCGAGGCGGCAAAACGATGGGTAG
- a CDS encoding c-type cytochrome has translation MRWLWALVMVAAPVEAQEFTTLKGHGGPVMAIAVSGAGQVATASFDNSVGLWDGRVPKWLDGHAAAVNAVVFVASEGGADQADQAAQAVVSAGDDFSVRLWREATSQVLGRHRGKVTSLAVQPGGMWVASGSWDGTIKMWPLDAGEAYDLAAPGAGVNALAFSQGGKVLYAATTGGQVLRYDMTQPEAAPLPLVRHGFGVNRLVVGEGWLAYGAVDGVTRVIEAESGKPVADFTLERRPVLAMAYHRETAQIAVGDGQGYIMMLGVGMGAGSEAGGWRITRDFRATRRGPVWALAFSRDGEMIWAGGLDDVAYGWPVETLDKFGATMGQERTFLRDADKMPNGERQFMRKCSICHALEKGPSRKAGPSLFQVFGRRAGTVAGYAYSPVLDGSDIIWNDASIDALFDQGPDHYIPGSKMPMQVIAGAGDRADLIAFLKEATKRDTP, from the coding sequence ATGCGCTGGCTTTGGGCCTTGGTAATGGTTGCCGCGCCGGTTGAGGCGCAGGAGTTCACCACGCTGAAGGGGCATGGCGGGCCGGTCATGGCGATTGCCGTTTCCGGTGCCGGACAGGTGGCAACGGCGAGTTTTGACAACTCGGTCGGGCTCTGGGACGGGCGCGTGCCCAAGTGGCTGGACGGGCATGCCGCAGCGGTGAACGCGGTGGTGTTCGTTGCAAGCGAAGGTGGCGCGGATCAGGCAGATCAGGCAGCTCAGGCGGTGGTGTCCGCCGGTGACGATTTTTCCGTGCGCTTATGGCGCGAGGCTACGTCGCAGGTTTTGGGCAGGCATCGCGGCAAAGTCACATCGCTGGCGGTGCAACCCGGCGGGATGTGGGTGGCCAGCGGAAGCTGGGACGGCACGATAAAGATGTGGCCGCTTGACGCTGGGGAGGCCTATGACCTGGCCGCCCCCGGAGCGGGGGTGAATGCGCTGGCGTTTTCACAAGGCGGTAAGGTGCTTTATGCGGCGACGACCGGCGGGCAGGTGTTGCGCTATGACATGACGCAGCCCGAGGCGGCGCCCTTGCCATTGGTGCGCCACGGGTTTGGTGTGAACCGCTTGGTGGTCGGTGAGGGGTGGCTTGCCTATGGCGCGGTGGACGGTGTGACGCGGGTGATCGAGGCCGAGAGCGGCAAGCCGGTCGCGGATTTCACGCTTGAGCGGCGACCGGTTCTGGCGATGGCCTATCACCGCGAGACGGCGCAGATCGCGGTGGGCGACGGTCAGGGCTATATCATGATGCTGGGCGTTGGAATGGGTGCCGGATCAGAGGCTGGCGGCTGGCGGATCACACGCGATTTTCGGGCCACGCGGCGCGGGCCGGTTTGGGCGTTGGCCTTTTCACGCGATGGCGAAATGATCTGGGCCGGAGGTTTGGATGATGTCGCCTATGGCTGGCCAGTCGAGACGCTGGACAAGTTTGGCGCCACCATGGGGCAAGAGCGCACATTCCTGCGTGATGCCGACAAAATGCCCAACGGCGAGCGCCAGTTCATGCGCAAATGTTCGATTTGTCATGCGCTGGAAAAGGGGCCGTCACGCAAGGCGGGGCCGAGCCTTTTTCAGGTGTTTGGCCGGCGTGCGGGCACGGTTGCGGGCTATGCCTATTCGCCGGTGCTGGACGGGTCGGACATCATCTGGAATGATGCGAGCATCGACGCGCTGTTCGATCAGGGGCCAGACCATTATATACCGGGATCAAAGATGCCGATGCAGGTGATCGCGGGAGCGGGAGATCGGGCCGATCTGATCGCGTTTCTGAAAGAGGCCACCAAGAGAGATACGCCATGA
- a CDS encoding ABC transporter substrate-binding protein, with translation MTILSRSAAIAAFFALAPVTAQAEESVSLILNWTPGADHAPLFYAKDQGWYKDAGIDLDIQSGKGSGLAAQNVGVGAVEMGIAELGTAFLAKSKGAELTAVMALYANSPFTLYWKKSSGISSPADFAGRTLGNPSGDAARVMWPAFAKAANIPADSVKFVNLAPAAKMPTLAAGRVDIISDFYNGHDQKVKDFGDDLGHLRWSDIGLNPYGNSFIVNNAYMAENPKVVAAFVEVTQKAYRACVDNSDPCIDALLANASGIQKEEMDAQWSRVIELMTTDDTVEKGLGYFGPERIQATYDLVNTYFKLDAPFDPSTAFTNEYMSQDIKMTKP, from the coding sequence ATGACAATACTATCACGTAGCGCCGCCATCGCGGCCTTTTTTGCCCTCGCACCTGTCACAGCACAGGCCGAAGAATCGGTCAGCCTGATCCTCAACTGGACCCCCGGCGCCGACCACGCCCCGCTGTTTTATGCCAAGGATCAGGGCTGGTATAAGGACGCAGGCATCGACCTCGACATTCAATCCGGCAAAGGCTCGGGCCTTGCGGCGCAAAATGTCGGCGTCGGCGCGGTCGAGATGGGCATCGCCGAACTCGGCACCGCCTTCCTCGCCAAATCCAAAGGCGCCGAACTGACGGCGGTCATGGCGCTTTATGCCAACTCGCCCTTCACGCTGTATTGGAAAAAATCGAGCGGCATCTCCTCTCCGGCTGACTTTGCCGGGCGCACTCTTGGCAATCCGTCGGGCGATGCGGCCCGCGTGATGTGGCCCGCCTTTGCCAAGGCCGCCAACATCCCCGCCGACTCGGTCAAATTCGTCAACCTCGCGCCTGCCGCCAAAATGCCGACCCTCGCCGCAGGCCGCGTCGACATCATCAGCGACTTTTACAATGGCCACGACCAAAAGGTAAAAGACTTCGGGGATGACCTCGGCCACCTGCGCTGGTCCGACATCGGCCTCAACCCCTATGGCAACTCGTTCATCGTCAACAACGCCTACATGGCCGAAAACCCCAAGGTCGTCGCCGCTTTCGTCGAGGTGACGCAAAAGGCTTACCGCGCTTGTGTCGACAATTCCGACCCCTGCATCGACGCTCTCCTCGCCAATGCCAGCGGCATCCAGAAAGAAGAGATGGATGCGCAATGGTCGCGCGTGATCGAACTGATGACCACCGACGATACGGTCGAAAAAGGCCTTGGCTACTTCGGGCCCGAACGCATTCAGGCGACCTATGATCTGGTCAACACCTACTTCAAACTCGACGCGCCGTTTGATCCGTCAACGGCCTTCACCAACGAGTATATGAGCCAAGACATCAAGATGACCAAACCCTGA
- a CDS encoding formate dehydrogenase subunit gamma has protein sequence MLRIAYALVLTLMLSGLVPGAQAQAQEQPAAPDRSATGGAQTLDDIMARQRGDKVDDAFRRNATGNPDSAAGIASQLGTLGGASDPELWRALRYGSADVKVSAGGDTAKVLVQDGGMWWLSFRQGPLRTYGGWLLLGTIGVLIVFFLLRGRVRLDEDETGRTVTRFKFVERFAHWLLAGSFVVLGLTGLLTLFGRIFIAPYLGKDVNATLLIWSKWLHNNLAWAFMLGLVMVFFMWVIHNIPNRTDITWLRQFGGIIGKKHPPAKKFNAGQKVIFWSVIVFGTSIAMTGLSLLFPFEMPMFAKTFGLLNDLGISGLLGFGELPTALSPQEEMQYAQLWHAIVAFVLMAIIIAHIYIGSIGMEGAFDAMGTGEVDEAWAYQHHSIWLDEMKAKEAQDAKAPPSSDATPAE, from the coding sequence ATGCTGCGCATTGCATATGCACTTGTCTTGACATTGATGCTGAGCGGTTTGGTGCCGGGCGCGCAGGCGCAGGCTCAGGAGCAACCCGCCGCCCCGGACCGGTCGGCAACCGGCGGGGCGCAGACCCTGGATGATATCATGGCGCGCCAGCGCGGTGACAAGGTGGACGACGCGTTTCGCCGCAATGCCACGGGCAACCCGGACAGCGCGGCGGGGATTGCCTCGCAGCTAGGCACTTTGGGCGGGGCATCGGACCCGGAGCTGTGGCGCGCGCTGCGCTATGGCTCGGCAGATGTGAAAGTGTCCGCCGGGGGCGATACGGCCAAGGTGCTGGTGCAGGATGGCGGCATGTGGTGGCTGAGCTTTCGCCAAGGCCCATTGCGGACCTATGGCGGGTGGTTGTTGCTGGGCACAATCGGGGTGTTGATCGTGTTTTTCCTGCTGCGCGGGCGCGTCAGGCTGGATGAGGACGAAACCGGGCGCACCGTGACGCGGTTTAAATTCGTGGAACGCTTTGCCCATTGGCTGTTGGCCGGATCGTTTGTGGTGCTTGGTCTGACCGGGTTGCTGACGCTGTTCGGGCGGATTTTCATCGCGCCTTATCTGGGTAAGGACGTGAATGCGACTTTGTTGATCTGGTCCAAGTGGCTTCATAACAACCTCGCTTGGGCGTTCATGCTGGGGCTTGTCATGGTGTTTTTCATGTGGGTCATTCACAACATTCCCAACCGCACCGACATTACTTGGTTGCGTCAGTTCGGCGGGATTATCGGCAAGAAGCACCCGCCAGCGAAGAAATTCAACGCCGGTCAGAAGGTGATTTTCTGGTCGGTGATCGTTTTTGGCACGTCGATTGCGATGACGGGTCTGTCGCTGTTGTTTCCGTTCGAAATGCCGATGTTCGCCAAGACCTTTGGGTTGCTGAACGATCTGGGGATTTCCGGCTTGCTTGGCTTTGGCGAGTTGCCGACCGCGCTTAGCCCGCAGGAAGAAATGCAATATGCGCAGCTGTGGCATGCGATTGTCGCCTTTGTTCTGATGGCGATCATCATCGCGCATATCTATATCGGGTCGATCGGGATGGAAGGCGCGTTTGATGCCATGGGCACCGGCGAGGTGGACGAGGCATGGGCGTATCAGCACCACTCGATCTGGCTGGATGAGATGAAGGCGAAAGAGGCGCAGGATGCCAAGGCGCCGCCGTCATCGGACGCGACGCCTGCGGAATGA
- a CDS encoding iron chelate uptake ABC transporter family permease subunit, which yields MGSRGRMIGLVLALVLASGVFLLWNLRAPMGFILELRATKLFALIAVGAATGAATILFQTVAMNRLLTPGIVGFDALFVLMQTLLVAMLGGVAAASIPSGWRFLMEAAFLMAGASALFGVLLRRDAGDVTRMILTGVVLGVFLHGLTALVVRMMDPSEFAVVQGAMFASFGSVDQAQLAVAMVVLVVTLGLALRMAPALDVAGLGRGTARGLGLDHDRLVRRVLLLIAALVSVSTALVGPITFFGLLCASIARAVTDTHRHAVLIPAAAIIGALTLVTGQVVFERFMASQSALAVVVEFFGGLLFLALVLRRGRR from the coding sequence ATGGGTAGCCGCGGGCGGATGATCGGGCTGGTGCTGGCGCTGGTGCTGGCGAGCGGGGTTTTCCTGTTGTGGAACCTGCGTGCGCCGATGGGGTTTATCCTTGAGCTGAGGGCGACCAAGCTGTTTGCGTTGATCGCGGTTGGTGCGGCAACGGGGGCGGCGACGATCCTGTTTCAGACGGTGGCGATGAACCGTTTGCTGACACCGGGGATCGTGGGGTTTGATGCGCTGTTCGTGCTGATGCAGACGCTGTTGGTGGCGATGCTGGGCGGGGTCGCGGCGGCGAGCATTCCGAGCGGCTGGCGGTTTCTGATGGAGGCGGCGTTCCTGATGGCGGGGGCGAGCGCATTGTTCGGCGTTTTGTTGCGCCGCGATGCGGGGGATGTGACGCGGATGATCCTGACCGGGGTGGTGTTGGGCGTGTTTTTGCACGGGTTGACGGCGCTGGTCGTGCGGATGATGGACCCGTCGGAATTTGCCGTGGTGCAAGGCGCGATGTTCGCCAGTTTCGGCAGCGTGGACCAAGCGCAACTGGCCGTGGCGATGGTGGTTTTGGTCGTGACGCTCGGGCTGGCCCTGCGGATGGCGCCAGCGTTGGATGTGGCGGGTTTGGGGCGTGGCACGGCGCGCGGGTTGGGCTTGGATCATGACCGATTGGTGCGGCGGGTGTTGCTGTTGATCGCGGCGTTGGTGTCGGTGTCGACCGCTTTGGTCGGTCCGATCACGTTCTTCGGGCTGCTCTGTGCGAGCATCGCGCGGGCGGTGACCGACACGCATCGTCATGCGGTGTTGATCCCGGCGGCGGCGATTATCGGGGCGTTGACGCTGGTTACGGGGCAGGTGGTGTTCGAGCGGTTCATGGCGAGCCAATCGGCGCTTGCCGTGGTGGTGGAATTCTTTGGCGGGCTGCTGTTTCTGGCGCTCGTTTTGCGACGGGGGCGAAGATGA
- a CDS encoding cache domain-containing protein — MPGSALTSVRLRLLIMALTPLIVLMPLLLLLGMTRWTSDYDKVLIANVESDLRIAEQYLSELVTNTGRDLDEITGSTEFAALLTRNSTAHTAYFAAKREALGLDFLYYLPLDGLSGADRWPVVRAAAGGTGRAAIDIFSTDDLSAISHELAAQARIELIPTEAAVPTTRTAEDRGMVVHGASPVRIAGHNGVLVGGILLNRNLQFIDTINALVYLNAVTGGDRLGTATLFLDDVRVSTNVRLFEDVRALGTRVSAAVRSEVLDHGKTWLDRAFVVNDWYISGYLPLTDSFGTDVGMLYVGFLEAPFSAAKRSAFLWMMAAFIAVLALSAPLFFWLAKSIFSPLERMTRVMNKVEKGDLSARNGDIGARDEIGAVAAHLDSLLNQVQDRDQRLRAWADELNLRVEERTAELRDANAKLEQTFKQLVMSEKLASIGEITAGVAHEINNPVAVIQGNVDVMRETLGAHADAVTTEMNLIDRQVARIDAIVGKLLQFARPGEFSGYDETVDLPPVVADCLVLVDHLISKREITVERDFTDPPMVKIDPGEMQQVVINLIVNAVQAMGDSGTLTLSLRPETRDGTQGTTLTVRDTGPGIPEDKIATVFDPFFTTKQATGTGLGLSISQTLVQRAGGLISARNPPGGGAEFTVWLPAV; from the coding sequence ATGCCCGGTTCCGCCCTGACATCCGTTCGCCTGCGCCTCCTGATCATGGCCCTCACGCCATTGATCGTGCTGATGCCGCTGTTGCTGCTTCTTGGCATGACCCGCTGGACCTCGGACTATGACAAAGTGCTGATCGCCAACGTCGAAAGCGACCTGCGCATCGCCGAACAATACCTCTCGGAACTGGTTACCAACACCGGCCGCGACCTTGACGAGATCACAGGCTCCACCGAATTCGCCGCCCTTCTGACCCGCAATAGCACCGCGCATACCGCCTATTTTGCGGCCAAACGCGAGGCACTCGGGCTGGATTTCCTCTACTACCTGCCGCTTGACGGCCTCTCGGGTGCGGATCGCTGGCCGGTGGTCCGCGCGGCGGCGGGCGGCACCGGACGCGCGGCGATTGATATCTTCTCCACTGACGATCTCTCGGCCATTTCCCACGAACTCGCCGCCCAAGCCCGCATCGAACTCATCCCGACCGAGGCCGCAGTCCCCACCACCCGCACCGCCGAGGATCGCGGCATGGTCGTCCACGGCGCCAGCCCGGTGCGGATCGCCGGCCATAACGGCGTGCTCGTCGGTGGCATCCTGTTAAACCGCAACCTGCAATTCATCGACACGATCAATGCGCTGGTCTACCTCAACGCCGTCACCGGCGGTGACCGGCTCGGCACCGCAACGCTCTTTCTCGACGACGTGCGCGTCTCAACCAACGTGCGCCTGTTCGAAGACGTCCGCGCGCTTGGCACCCGCGTTTCCGCCGCCGTGCGCAGCGAGGTGCTCGACCATGGCAAAACATGGCTCGACCGCGCTTTTGTGGTCAATGACTGGTATATTTCCGGCTACTTGCCCCTCACCGACAGCTTCGGCACCGACGTCGGGATGCTCTATGTCGGCTTCCTCGAAGCGCCGTTTTCGGCGGCGAAACGCTCGGCCTTCCTGTGGATGATGGCGGCATTTATTGCCGTCCTCGCCCTGTCGGCACCGCTGTTCTTCTGGCTCGCCAAAAGCATCTTTTCCCCTCTCGAACGCATGACCCGCGTGATGAACAAAGTCGAAAAAGGCGACCTCTCGGCGCGCAACGGCGATATCGGTGCGCGCGATGAAATCGGCGCGGTCGCCGCGCATCTCGACAGTCTCCTCAATCAGGTTCAGGACCGCGACCAACGCCTGCGCGCTTGGGCCGATGAACTCAACCTGCGCGTCGAAGAGCGCACCGCCGAACTGCGCGACGCCAACGCCAAGCTCGAACAAACCTTCAAGCAACTCGTCATGTCCGAAAAACTCGCCTCGATCGGTGAAATCACCGCCGGGGTGGCTCATGAGATCAACAACCCCGTGGCCGTGATCCAAGGCAACGTCGACGTCATGCGCGAAACCCTCGGGGCGCATGCCGACGCGGTTACGACCGAAATGAACCTGATCGACCGCCAAGTCGCACGCATCGACGCCATCGTTGGCAAGCTCTTGCAATTCGCCCGCCCGGGCGAGTTCTCGGGCTATGACGAAACCGTCGATCTGCCCCCCGTGGTCGCGGATTGCCTCGTGCTCGTCGATCACCTGATCTCGAAACGCGAGATCACGGTCGAGCGCGATTTCACCGATCCGCCCATGGTCAAAATCGACCCCGGCGAGATGCAGCAAGTGGTCATCAACCTGATCGTCAACGCGGTGCAGGCGATGGGCGACAGCGGCACGCTGACACTGTCCCTGCGCCCCGAAACCCGCGACGGCACCCAAGGCACCACCCTCACCGTACGCGACACCGGCCCCGGCATCCCCGAGGACAAGATCGCCACCGTGTTCGACCCGTTTTTTACCACCAAACAGGCCACCGGCACCGGGCTCGGCCTGTCGATTTCGCAAACCCTCGTGCAACGCGCGGGTGGTTTGATCTCGGCACGCAACCCGCCCGGCGGCGGCGCCGAGTTCACCGTCTGGCTGCCTGCGGTATAG
- a CDS encoding ABC transporter substrate-binding protein translates to MVSAFCTVMAVSAVTAQAEVTVETATGKAVVAGVPEKVAVFDIAVADTLQALGVEMAGVPSKLYVSYLAELAGKVPPVGTIFEPDYEALAVMGPDLVIVGPRTSDKVDALSQIAPVINMSIMGGDVEAALRARIAAYGKIFAVEAKADALLAKLDSKIAEARDAVKGKGKGLVILANGNKISAFGPGSRFGWIHTVVGLPLATESLEVSVHGHAISFEFIAEVDPDWLLVVDRGAAIGQEGAAQATLDNAIIARTKAAKAGQIVYLDPAPIYVAGGGATSMLNTLDELIAAFGKTGG, encoded by the coding sequence ATGGTGTCGGCGTTTTGCACGGTGATGGCGGTGTCGGCGGTGACGGCGCAGGCCGAGGTGACGGTGGAAACCGCAACCGGCAAGGCGGTGGTTGCCGGGGTGCCCGAAAAGGTCGCGGTGTTTGATATTGCGGTCGCGGACACATTGCAGGCGCTGGGGGTCGAGATGGCGGGCGTGCCGTCAAAGCTCTATGTCAGCTACCTTGCGGAATTGGCCGGGAAAGTGCCGCCGGTGGGCACGATTTTCGAGCCGGACTATGAGGCGTTGGCAGTGATGGGGCCGGACCTTGTGATTGTCGGGCCGCGCACATCGGACAAAGTGGACGCGCTGTCGCAGATCGCTCCGGTCATCAACATGAGCATCATGGGCGGCGACGTAGAGGCGGCCTTGCGGGCGCGGATTGCGGCCTATGGCAAGATTTTCGCGGTCGAGGCCAAGGCCGACGCATTGCTGGCCAAGCTGGACAGCAAAATTGCCGAGGCGCGCGACGCGGTCAAAGGCAAGGGCAAGGGGCTTGTCATTCTGGCGAACGGGAACAAGATTTCCGCCTTTGGGCCGGGAAGCCGGTTTGGCTGGATCCATACGGTTGTGGGGTTGCCGCTGGCGACCGAGAGCCTTGAGGTGTCGGTGCATGGTCACGCGATTTCGTTCGAGTTCATTGCCGAGGTTGATCCCGATTGGTTGCTGGTTGTTGATCGGGGGGCCGCGATCGGGCAGGAAGGTGCCGCGCAGGCGACGCTTGATAATGCGATCATCGCGCGGACCAAAGCGGCCAAGGCAGGACAGATCGTTTACCTTGATCCGGCGCCGATTTATGTGGCCGGTGGCGGCGCGACGTCGATGCTCAACACGCTCGATGAATTGATCGCGGCCTTTGGCAAAACCGGGGGCTGA